The following coding sequences lie in one Accipiter gentilis chromosome 31, bAccGen1.1, whole genome shotgun sequence genomic window:
- the UPF3A gene encoding regulator of nonsense transcripts 3A isoform X4, translating into MIILSFALLIPGLEYPAVVEFAPFQKISKKKLKKKDAKAGSIEDDPEYRKFLESYCADEEKICANPEILLGEIEAKTRELIARRTTPLLEYIKNRKLEKQRIREEKREERRRRELEKKRLREEEKRKRREEERRKRKEVEKQKKISEKEIRIKLLKKPEKGDELASEKHKEKGDEADIEENKWDKSPGSGSIKSKSLEGSLKELKEKSQNDSDKEQRDLERRFREKEPERQRYRLDDGRKHRAHYEFDKFVRRNEEELKWGKGYNPDRGKKGNYNYSFTVEAVDKLGKEDKCDDMASKKERIRNKDRPAMQLYQPGARIRTHMGSTSKTYDCSGKSFEDVLDKKYEADNSAGGGSEKSEEAE; encoded by the exons ATGATTATTTTGAGTTTTGCACTGCTGATCCCAG GTTTGGAGTATCCTGCAGTGGTTGAATTTGCTCCATTCCAGAAGATTTcaaaaaagaagctgaagaagaaagatgCCAAGGCTGGGAGCATTGAAGATG ATCCAGAATATAGGAAATTTTTAGAGAGCTATTGTGCTGATGAAGAGAAAATCTGTGCCAATCCTGAGATTCTTTTGGGAGAGATTGAGGCCAAAACAAGGGAACTCATTG CTAGAAGAACAACACCCCTTttggaatatattaaaaatagaaaattagaaAAGCAG AGGATacgagaagagaaaagagaagaaagaaggcgGAGAGAATTGGAGAAGAAACGTCTGcgggaagaagagaaaaggaagcgcagagaagaggaaagacgtaaaaggaaagaagtggagaagcagaagaaaatttctgaaaaagaaataaggatCAAG CTTCtcaagaagcctgaaaaaggaGATGAACTGGCCAgtgaaaagcacaaagaaaaaggTGATGAAGCTGACATTGAGGAAAACAAATGGGATAAATCACCTGGATCTGGGAGTATAAAATCCAAATCTTTGGAGGGTTCACTAAAAGAACTTAAGGAAAA GTCACAAAATGATAGTGACAAAGAGCAAAGAGATTTGGAGAGAAGATTTCGAGAAAAAGAACCTGAAAGACAAAGGTATCGATTGGATGATGGCAGAAAGCATAGAGCTCACTATGAGTTTGACAAGTTTGTGAGAAGGAATGAAGAAGAGCTGAAATGGGGGAAAGGATACAACCcagacagaggaaagaaagggaactACAACTACAGCTTCACTGTGGAGGCAGTAGACAAACTGGGTAAAGAGGACAAGTGTGATGACATGGCATCCAAAAAGGAGCGCATAAGAAATAAG GATCGCCCAGCCATGCAGTTATACCAGCCAGGAGCTCGCATTCGAACACATATGGGATCTACAAGTAAAACCTATGACTGCAGTGGGAAATCCTTTGAAGATGTCCTTGATAAAAAGTATGAGGCAGATAATTCAGCTGGAGGTGGTTCTGAAAAGAGCGaagaagcagaataa
- the UPF3A gene encoding regulator of nonsense transcripts 3A isoform X5, which yields MTWNIDVLYLQVTTCRTLTLSLARRTTPLLEYIKNRKLEKQRIREEKREERRRRELEKKRLREEEKRKRREEERRKRKEVEKQKKISEKEIRIKLLKKPEKGDELASEKHKEKGDEADIEENKWDKSPGSGSIKSKSLEGSLKELKEKSQNDSDKEQRDLERRFREKEPERQRYRLDDGRKHRAHYEFDKFVRRNEEELKWGKGYNPDRGKKGNYNYSFTVEAVDKLGKEDKCDDMASKKERIRNKDRPAMQLYQPGARIRTHMGSTSKTYDCSGKSFEDVLDKKYEADNSAGGGSEKSEEAE from the exons ATGACATGGAATATTGATGTGCTGTATCTCCAAGTGACAACATGCAGAACACTTACTCTTTCCTTAG CTAGAAGAACAACACCCCTTttggaatatattaaaaatagaaaattagaaAAGCAG AGGATacgagaagagaaaagagaagaaagaaggcgGAGAGAATTGGAGAAGAAACGTCTGcgggaagaagagaaaaggaagcgcagagaagaggaaagacgtaaaaggaaagaagtggagaagcagaagaaaatttctgaaaaagaaataaggatCAAG CTTCtcaagaagcctgaaaaaggaGATGAACTGGCCAgtgaaaagcacaaagaaaaaggTGATGAAGCTGACATTGAGGAAAACAAATGGGATAAATCACCTGGATCTGGGAGTATAAAATCCAAATCTTTGGAGGGTTCACTAAAAGAACTTAAGGAAAA GTCACAAAATGATAGTGACAAAGAGCAAAGAGATTTGGAGAGAAGATTTCGAGAAAAAGAACCTGAAAGACAAAGGTATCGATTGGATGATGGCAGAAAGCATAGAGCTCACTATGAGTTTGACAAGTTTGTGAGAAGGAATGAAGAAGAGCTGAAATGGGGGAAAGGATACAACCcagacagaggaaagaaagggaactACAACTACAGCTTCACTGTGGAGGCAGTAGACAAACTGGGTAAAGAGGACAAGTGTGATGACATGGCATCCAAAAAGGAGCGCATAAGAAATAAG GATCGCCCAGCCATGCAGTTATACCAGCCAGGAGCTCGCATTCGAACACATATGGGATCTACAAGTAAAACCTATGACTGCAGTGGGAAATCCTTTGAAGATGTCCTTGATAAAAAGTATGAGGCAGATAATTCAGCTGGAGGTGGTTCTGAAAAGAGCGaagaagcagaataa